In a single window of the Niabella ginsenosidivorans genome:
- a CDS encoding phosphatidylglycerol lysyltransferase domain-containing protein, giving the protein MKERILKGIRRFSPKTYWKEILAVFVILLAFVFFRSERKELKSIIPRLHAADQLWVISGLLVCGIYVLLQALMYVHSFKAMGMRLRLSDAVELFLKRNFLSVFLPAGGISSLAYTTTQLRKRNLNATQIHQASAIYGYVGLLTVFIIGIPIIIYTLWENRNFGNAWISLIILGLILGAVFFLTLAFRAKGDLYKWIAKKIPSVTGAIDEIFSGDVNKKHLLITILLSLGIELCGIAHVFISMYALNVSPSFEVAAVGYTLSVVLMIISPFLRGLGAVEFTMIYIFMGYGYTHNQGLSVTLLYRLFEFWLPLLFGLFAFIWRGRQLVARIVPAVAIFILGIINIISVATPPLAERMKLDRYYLPVEAIHASKLMVLVLGIALLVTSAYLIKGLRAAWIAALVFTGLSIIGNMAKALDYEESLFALFILALLISNSRQYRIKANPKWIRIGFITFFITLTSVCIFDFLSFYFIDKRHFGIDFNWHQSIYYTLKSFLLFSDDELVPKTNFGRDFINITKFLGVCSWLLLIYSLLRPRIFSDHGSGARTEAELARELLEEHGRSAVDYFKVTPDKQLFFSNLTDGFVAYRVANGFAAVLEEPVCAAEDKAEVIEEFERFCRQKGLKTVYYRVDESSLFYFEHLKKMKIFIGQEAIMEIEKFTLEGKDRKSLRNGLNSLQKKGYRTELVTAPHSAVFVDELQDISDEWLDKFEKKEMVFSQGMFDPEEIRGLDVIIVKDDRDAVQSFLTIIRDYTPDECTYDLIRKRLDAPGGCMDAMIVKLVEFAKERNYKYLNLGMIPLNGITEPDNPAEQIIKYASARIGSFKHYKTLRDFKEKYATIWENKYMIFSNDFDLLQIPGALKKAMKP; this is encoded by the coding sequence ATGAAAGAGCGGATTCTAAAGGGCATCAGGCGTTTCTCCCCAAAGACCTACTGGAAGGAGATCCTGGCCGTTTTTGTGATCCTTTTAGCCTTTGTGTTTTTTAGAAGCGAGCGTAAAGAGCTGAAGTCCATCATACCCCGGTTACACGCCGCCGATCAGCTATGGGTTATTTCAGGCCTGCTGGTCTGTGGTATATATGTATTATTACAGGCGTTAATGTATGTGCATAGTTTTAAGGCAATGGGCATGAGGCTCCGGTTAAGTGATGCTGTGGAGCTGTTCCTTAAACGCAACTTCCTGAGCGTCTTCCTGCCGGCAGGAGGAATCAGTTCCCTGGCCTATACAACCACCCAGTTAAGAAAAAGGAATCTGAATGCCACACAGATCCACCAGGCCAGCGCCATTTACGGGTATGTAGGCTTGCTGACCGTTTTTATTATTGGCATTCCCATCATTATTTACACGCTATGGGAGAATCGCAATTTCGGAAATGCCTGGATATCTCTTATTATACTGGGGCTTATTCTTGGAGCGGTCTTTTTTCTAACCTTGGCCTTCAGAGCAAAAGGCGACCTGTACAAATGGATTGCTAAAAAAATCCCCTCTGTTACAGGCGCTATTGATGAAATCTTTTCTGGAGATGTTAACAAAAAGCACCTGCTGATCACCATCCTGCTTTCATTGGGCATTGAGTTGTGCGGCATCGCCCATGTATTTATAAGCATGTACGCGCTGAATGTGTCGCCCTCGTTTGAAGTGGCTGCTGTAGGGTACACCCTATCAGTAGTGCTAATGATCATTTCTCCCTTTTTACGTGGCCTGGGCGCTGTGGAGTTTACAATGATCTACATCTTTATGGGGTATGGGTATACGCATAACCAGGGGCTGAGCGTGACCTTATTGTATCGTCTTTTTGAGTTCTGGCTCCCTTTATTGTTCGGGCTGTTTGCCTTTATATGGCGGGGGCGCCAACTGGTGGCAAGGATCGTTCCGGCCGTGGCCATCTTTATCCTGGGTATTATCAATATTATTTCAGTAGCAACACCACCGCTTGCGGAACGTATGAAGCTGGATCGGTATTATTTACCGGTAGAAGCGATCCATGCATCCAAATTGATGGTCCTGGTACTTGGAATAGCGCTACTGGTCACCTCTGCGTATCTTATAAAAGGTTTGCGGGCTGCCTGGATCGCGGCATTGGTGTTTACAGGGCTTTCTATTATCGGCAATATGGCCAAGGCGCTCGACTATGAAGAAAGCCTTTTTGCCCTTTTTATACTGGCCCTCTTAATCTCTAACAGCAGGCAGTATCGTATAAAAGCCAATCCTAAATGGATACGCATCGGCTTTATAACCTTTTTCATAACGCTTACCTCTGTTTGCATTTTTGATTTCCTGAGCTTTTATTTTATAGATAAGCGTCATTTCGGAATTGATTTTAACTGGCATCAATCCATCTATTATACTTTAAAAAGCTTTTTGCTTTTTTCAGATGATGAACTGGTGCCCAAAACGAATTTCGGTCGTGATTTTATTAATATAACAAAATTCCTGGGGGTTTGCTCCTGGCTGCTGCTGATCTATTCATTGCTGCGGCCGAGGATCTTTAGCGATCATGGTTCCGGTGCAAGAACGGAAGCAGAACTGGCCAGGGAACTGTTAGAGGAGCACGGACGCTCTGCTGTTGATTATTTTAAAGTAACTCCCGATAAACAGCTTTTCTTTTCTAATCTTACAGATGGGTTTGTTGCTTACCGCGTGGCCAATGGCTTTGCGGCTGTTTTAGAAGAACCGGTCTGCGCCGCAGAAGATAAAGCAGAGGTTATTGAAGAGTTTGAACGTTTTTGCCGGCAAAAAGGATTGAAAACTGTTTACTACCGGGTGGATGAAAGCAGTCTCTTTTATTTTGAGCACCTGAAAAAGATGAAAATCTTTATCGGCCAGGAAGCCATAATGGAAATAGAAAAATTCACGCTTGAGGGTAAAGACAGGAAATCGTTACGCAACGGGCTGAACAGCCTGCAAAAGAAGGGATACCGTACAGAACTGGTAACAGCGCCACATAGCGCTGTGTTTGTAGATGAATTGCAGGATATTTCAGATGAATGGCTGGACAAGTTTGAGAAAAAAGAAATGGTTTTTTCTCAGGGAATGTTTGACCCTGAGGAAATACGCGGCCTGGATGTGATTATTGTAAAAGATGACAGGGACGCAGTGCAGTCTTTTCTCACCATTATCAGGGATTATACCCCTGATGAGTGCACCTATGACCTGATCCGGAAGCGCCTGGATGCACCGGGTGGTTGTATGGACGCGATGATTGTAAAGCTTGTGGAATTTGCCAAAGAAAGGAATTATAAATACCTGAACCTGGGCATGATCCCCCTAAACGGGATCACGGAGCCGGATAACCCCGCAGAACAGATCATAAAATATGCGTCGGCAAGGATCGGCAGCTTTAAACATTATAAAACACTAAGGGACTTTAAAGAAAAATACGCTACCATCTGGGAGAATAAATACATGATCTTTAGCAATGATTTTGACCTGTTGCAGATACCCGGGGCACTCAAAAAAGCAATGAAGCCTTAA
- a CDS encoding response regulator — MDKKKNEKFNVRLKGIIFLMKSSFRYILVAAFITAITVIVFLQFNSSRSINELINGNEDLMSLLKVKTELQQIQKNVEQLETEAKSIVIRGADLQDGRFRQQVNQINRSFEALDSFETDQTIGSGIQQLRQLVNRKISLNTEVLRTFSGDGKDSAEKMINNQEEQQLTDSIRILSNRIDERYQVKVTDLIRNADKSGVKAKTFGTILAILAAISALFVFGYISYKIIEQQRLIHQLNVSEMHARQLARVKENFLANMSHEIRTPLNAILGFTGLLKKEKASRQVADYTALIHKAGENLLQIVNNILDISKIEAGMMVVKAAPFEIRHTFSDIKAIYSRQCIEKGLDFIVAIDEEVPRFLLGDEARLIQVMVNLVGNAIKFTDKGFVHIEVAVVNKENEAVLLQFVVRDTGIGMTENETAAVFDRFQQSDGSITRKYGGTGLGLSIVKDLVHLMNGAIEVYSREQQGSSFTLQLPFKITTKGKEPVEEPFSDNIVHQRGLPAGKVLIVEDNELNRLLLQQLLKGWCIRFDTVSNGTEAITCLKTEKFDLVLMDIQMPGMDGYTATGIIRNELKNELPVIAMTADALPGQRERCIEAGMNDYIAKPIREQELKKIVFHYLEQEGGEAQLLSENELPVPAHSFQFLKLEYLSAISMGNSAYEKEVFEQFLELLPRELDRLDAAIQNGDFAAIRKTAHSLKTTVAVIGLDEETYPYLEALEQEEALSTIRSVFRSLQHTCNGALAEAKAYYSRRYL, encoded by the coding sequence TTGGACAAAAAAAAGAATGAAAAATTTAATGTACGTTTGAAGGGAATTATATTCCTGATGAAGTCTTCTTTTCGTTATATACTGGTAGCCGCATTTATAACAGCGATCACTGTCATTGTTTTCCTGCAATTTAATTCCAGCAGGAGTATTAATGAGCTCATTAACGGGAATGAAGATCTGATGAGCCTGCTAAAGGTGAAGACAGAGCTGCAGCAGATTCAGAAAAATGTGGAACAACTGGAAACCGAGGCAAAAAGCATTGTGATACGGGGGGCAGATCTGCAGGATGGGCGTTTCCGGCAACAGGTAAACCAGATCAACCGCTCCTTTGAAGCACTGGATTCCTTTGAAACCGACCAGACAATTGGTTCCGGCATACAGCAATTAAGGCAGCTGGTAAACAGGAAAATAAGCCTGAACACTGAAGTGTTGCGCACCTTTTCAGGAGACGGCAAAGATTCCGCAGAAAAGATGATCAATAACCAGGAAGAGCAGCAGCTTACAGATTCTATCCGCATCCTGTCCAACCGTATAGATGAACGTTACCAGGTAAAGGTCACCGACCTGATCCGGAATGCTGATAAAAGCGGGGTAAAAGCCAAAACATTTGGTACCATCCTGGCAATCCTTGCGGCTATCAGCGCCCTTTTTGTGTTTGGATACATCTCTTATAAGATCATAGAGCAACAACGCCTGATCCACCAGTTGAATGTATCCGAAATGCATGCCCGGCAACTGGCACGTGTTAAAGAAAATTTTCTGGCAAATATGAGCCATGAAATACGCACCCCGTTAAATGCAATACTGGGTTTTACCGGTTTGCTGAAAAAAGAAAAAGCTTCCCGACAGGTGGCAGATTATACGGCTTTGATCCATAAAGCCGGAGAAAACCTGCTGCAGATCGTCAATAATATTCTGGATATTTCAAAGATTGAGGCTGGCATGATGGTGGTGAAAGCAGCTCCCTTTGAGATCCGGCATACCTTTTCCGATATAAAAGCCATCTACAGCCGGCAATGCATTGAAAAAGGGCTGGACTTTATTGTCGCAATTGATGAGGAAGTGCCCCGTTTTTTGCTGGGCGATGAGGCGCGCCTGATACAGGTAATGGTAAACCTGGTAGGGAATGCTATTAAGTTTACTGATAAAGGTTTTGTACATATTGAGGTGGCCGTTGTGAACAAAGAGAATGAAGCGGTTTTGTTGCAGTTTGTGGTAAGGGATACCGGCATTGGCATGACGGAAAATGAGACAGCTGCCGTTTTTGACCGTTTCCAGCAAAGTGATGGCAGCATTACCAGGAAGTATGGCGGCACAGGCCTGGGGCTTTCAATTGTTAAGGACCTGGTACATTTAATGAACGGGGCTATTGAGGTTTACAGCAGGGAGCAACAGGGCTCGTCTTTTACCCTGCAATTGCCTTTTAAAATAACGACCAAAGGGAAAGAACCGGTTGAAGAACCTTTTTCAGATAACATAGTGCATCAGCGGGGCCTGCCGGCCGGAAAAGTGTTGATTGTGGAAGATAATGAACTGAACCGGCTGTTATTGCAGCAATTGCTGAAAGGCTGGTGTATCCGGTTTGATACGGTATCAAACGGCACAGAAGCCATTACCTGTTTAAAAACGGAGAAGTTTGACCTTGTTTTAATGGATATCCAAATGCCCGGAATGGATGGCTATACGGCAACGGGTATCATAAGGAACGAATTAAAAAATGAGCTGCCTGTGATTGCCATGACGGCGGATGCCCTGCCGGGGCAAAGAGAACGCTGTATTGAAGCCGGTATGAATGATTATATTGCAAAGCCCATACGGGAACAGGAACTGAAAAAGATCGTATTCCATTATTTAGAACAGGAAGGGGGAGAGGCACAGCTGCTTTCAGAGAATGAGCTGCCCGTTCCGGCCCACTCGTTTCAATTCCTTAAGCTTGAATATCTTTCAGCGATCAGTATGGGCAACAGTGCCTATGAAAAAGAGGTTTTTGAACAATTCCTTGAGCTGCTCCCCCGGGAACTGGACCGCCTGGATGCGGCCATTCAAAACGGGGATTTTGCAGCGATCAGGAAAACCGCGCATAGCTTAAAAACAACCGTGGCCGTTATAGGGCTTGATGAAGAAACCTATCCTTATCTGGAAGCGCTTGAGCAGGAGGAAGCGCTTTCAACGATACGATCCGTTTTTCGTTCACTTCAGCATACCTGTAATGGTGCCCTGGCTGAAGCAAAAGCCTATTACAGCCGGCGATATTTGTAA
- a CDS encoding LytR/AlgR family response regulator transcription factor: MITCLIVDDNQLARTTLRQLAAQVRDLKIMGEAESAVEAYNLLKTTPVDLLLLDIEMDGMTGLELTRNLGNDKPVIVFISAKKEYAFEAFELNVADYIAKPVLPARFIQAIDRVRELLESNNEDVNIVNDEFIFIRDSNVVKRLSFSEILYAEAMGDYVKLHTPKRFYAVHSPLKAVEERLPAGKFIRVHRSYIVAVDKIDGIEQGALVLQGKMVPVADGYRNSLNKRLNIL; encoded by the coding sequence ATGATTACATGTTTGATTGTTGATGATAATCAGCTAGCCCGGACAACATTAAGACAACTGGCGGCGCAGGTAAGGGATTTAAAAATAATGGGGGAAGCGGAAAGCGCTGTTGAAGCTTACAACCTGCTTAAAACGACTCCTGTAGATCTCCTGTTGCTGGATATTGAAATGGACGGAATGACAGGGCTTGAGCTTACACGTAACCTGGGTAATGATAAACCGGTTATTGTATTTATTTCTGCAAAAAAAGAATATGCCTTTGAGGCCTTTGAATTGAATGTAGCAGATTATATTGCCAAACCGGTACTGCCCGCAAGGTTCATACAGGCTATTGACCGTGTACGGGAGCTTTTGGAAAGCAACAATGAGGATGTAAATATTGTGAACGATGAATTTATTTTTATAAGGGATTCAAACGTGGTAAAGCGACTCAGCTTCAGCGAGATCCTGTATGCAGAGGCTATGGGCGACTATGTAAAGCTGCATACGCCTAAGAGATTCTATGCGGTTCATAGCCCGCTGAAAGCAGTAGAAGAGCGATTGCCGGCGGGAAAATTTATCCGTGTTCACCGTTCCTATATAGTAGCCGTAGACAAGATTGACGGAATTGAGCAAGGAGCGCTGGTACTTCAGGGAAAGATGGTGCCGGTTGCTGATGGCTACCGGAACAGCCTGAACAAACGCCTGAACATACTGTAA
- a CDS encoding SGNH/GDSL hydrolase family protein has translation MKKLILMLCAFLCFISGVAYSQSAASTKFVDGARLTIVGKAFPASFPFHRVDTAVYKGMSKSENQQARCSAGLAILFKTNSAYIKVLPSYKWTYKKDNMTGIAAAGFDLYIKKGNRWEFAGNGVSPERDKEITLVSEMDAAPKECLLYLPIYSELKGLKIGVEDGATIAAIPNPFKIKTVVFGSSYTQGISASRPGMSYPMQLQRNFNLDVCNLGFSGNSKLQPYFAKMLAAVKADVIVLDAFSNPGAELISERLPLFLDVVARSHKDIPVVFVETIYRGNADFNNKIREFESQKRNIAKALMKELIQKYPNVYFIDSPLPESVSHDTTADGIHPSDLGYFTWSQNLGKKLMEILKKQAAH, from the coding sequence ATGAAAAAGTTAATTCTGATGCTGTGCGCATTTTTATGTTTCATTTCCGGCGTGGCTTACAGCCAGTCAGCCGCTTCCACGAAATTTGTTGATGGAGCCCGGTTAACCATTGTTGGAAAAGCCTTCCCTGCTTCATTTCCCTTTCATAGGGTCGATACCGCGGTTTATAAAGGAATGAGCAAGTCAGAAAATCAGCAGGCCCGGTGCAGTGCCGGGCTGGCAATACTCTTCAAAACAAATTCTGCTTATATAAAGGTGTTACCCTCTTATAAATGGACTTATAAAAAAGATAATATGACGGGGATTGCTGCTGCGGGCTTCGACCTGTATATTAAAAAAGGCAATCGATGGGAATTTGCGGGTAACGGAGTATCGCCCGAACGGGATAAGGAAATAACCCTGGTATCGGAAATGGATGCTGCGCCAAAGGAATGCCTGCTCTATTTGCCCATCTACAGCGAACTGAAGGGTCTTAAAATAGGAGTGGAGGATGGTGCCACGATTGCAGCTATACCCAATCCTTTTAAAATTAAAACGGTTGTTTTCGGATCCAGCTATACCCAGGGCATTTCGGCAAGCCGGCCGGGAATGAGTTATCCTATGCAACTGCAGAGGAATTTTAACCTGGATGTCTGTAATCTGGGGTTTTCCGGGAACTCCAAGTTACAGCCTTATTTTGCAAAAATGCTGGCCGCAGTAAAGGCCGATGTTATTGTACTGGATGCCTTTTCAAATCCCGGTGCTGAATTGATCAGTGAGCGGCTGCCGCTTTTTTTAGATGTGGTTGCCAGAAGTCATAAAGATATTCCTGTTGTGTTTGTGGAAACCATTTACCGGGGAAACGCTGATTTTAACAATAAGATCAGGGAGTTTGAATCACAAAAACGGAATATCGCTAAAGCATTGATGAAAGAACTGATTCAAAAATATCCGAATGTTTATTTTATAGATAGCCCGCTACCGGAATCTGTCAGCCATGATACCACAGCCGATGGCATACACCCTTCGGATCTCGGGTATTTTACCTGGTCCCAAAATTTAGGTAAGAAACTGATGGAGATCTTAAAAAAACAGGCAGCGCATTGA
- a CDS encoding sialate O-acetylesterase produces MKSLLKGMFLLSAFASLNASAQIKLPRILRDSMVLQRNAKINIWGWASKGERVSVRFNSQTYRAITGNDGKWAVQLAPVKAGGPYKMEIAGKNKIILKELLVGDVWLCAGQSNMEHQMKLHDIIYANEIAAADFPQIRQFKVPNTVNLQAPQDDLPSGSWTWAGPAGVRDFSAVAYFFAKALYEKYQVPIGIINSSWGGIPIEAMMSEKSLQPFPDVLAIIEKNKDTAYINRSAHNEPSGAQPSKIQDRGLTEQWYAPSYHPKGWRPFAVPGYWEDQGVKDLDGTVWFRREIEVPQPMTQRGAKVFLGRIVDADELYINGTKVGATYYMYPQRRYAVPDGLLKPGKNLFVIKISNKAGKGGFVPDKPYQLIAGNDTIDLTGYWQYKVGEVNAPARGGKAGNIALQNQPGALYNTMIAPLTNYTLKGFVWYQGESNTGNAAAYAKLQPAMIQDWRAKWQSRDLPFLFVQLPGFMDYSYWPAESDWALFREAQAQTLSLPNTAMAVAIDLGEWNDIHPDRKKEVGDRLALAAGKIAYGENIVYSGPSFQSAVIDGNKMMITFKNTGSGLCTSDGEPPAEFAIAGADKKFVWADAKIEGRKIVVSSNEIAAPRYVRYAWADDPVHPNLINKEGLPAAPFRTDE; encoded by the coding sequence ATGAAAAGCCTGTTGAAGGGGATGTTTTTGTTATCAGCGTTTGCTTCATTGAACGCTTCGGCACAGATAAAACTGCCACGCATCCTGCGCGATAGCATGGTTTTACAACGGAATGCCAAAATAAATATATGGGGCTGGGCTTCAAAGGGAGAAAGAGTATCCGTTCGCTTTAACAGCCAAACATACAGGGCAATAACGGGGAATGATGGAAAATGGGCCGTACAGCTGGCGCCTGTGAAGGCGGGCGGGCCTTATAAGATGGAAATTGCCGGTAAAAATAAAATTATTTTAAAGGAGCTCCTTGTTGGGGATGTATGGTTGTGTGCAGGACAATCGAACATGGAGCATCAGATGAAACTGCATGATATTATTTACGCAAATGAGATTGCCGCGGCTGATTTTCCTCAGATCAGGCAGTTTAAGGTGCCGAACACCGTCAACCTGCAAGCGCCACAGGATGACCTCCCTTCCGGTTCATGGACCTGGGCCGGCCCTGCAGGTGTACGGGATTTTTCCGCGGTGGCTTATTTTTTTGCAAAAGCTTTGTATGAAAAATATCAGGTGCCGATTGGTATTATTAATTCAAGCTGGGGCGGTATTCCTATTGAGGCGATGATGAGTGAAAAGAGCCTGCAGCCATTTCCGGATGTGCTTGCGATAATAGAAAAAAATAAAGATACAGCTTACATCAACCGCTCTGCTCACAATGAGCCTTCCGGGGCGCAGCCATCCAAAATACAGGACAGGGGCCTTACTGAACAATGGTATGCTCCCTCATATCATCCAAAAGGCTGGCGGCCGTTTGCCGTTCCCGGCTATTGGGAAGACCAGGGAGTAAAAGACCTGGATGGAACCGTATGGTTCCGGAGAGAAATTGAGGTGCCGCAACCGATGACCCAACGGGGCGCAAAAGTATTTTTAGGACGTATTGTAGATGCGGATGAACTATACATCAACGGCACTAAAGTAGGCGCTACCTATTATATGTATCCCCAACGAAGGTATGCGGTGCCGGATGGTTTGTTAAAACCCGGTAAAAATCTTTTTGTAATAAAGATCTCCAATAAGGCGGGCAAAGGGGGTTTTGTACCTGATAAGCCTTACCAGCTGATTGCGGGCAACGATACGATTGACCTTACCGGCTACTGGCAGTATAAGGTAGGGGAAGTGAATGCTCCTGCCCGTGGTGGGAAGGCAGGCAACATCGCCTTACAAAACCAGCCCGGCGCGTTGTACAATACCATGATTGCGCCACTGACAAACTATACTTTAAAGGGATTTGTCTGGTACCAGGGCGAAAGCAATACCGGAAATGCAGCTGCTTATGCAAAGCTGCAGCCGGCAATGATCCAGGACTGGCGTGCCAAATGGCAAAGCCGGGATCTGCCTTTCCTGTTTGTACAATTACCGGGCTTTATGGATTACAGTTACTGGCCTGCAGAAAGCGACTGGGCGCTGTTCCGCGAAGCCCAGGCGCAAACCTTATCATTGCCAAACACCGCTATGGCAGTAGCCATTGACCTGGGGGAGTGGAATGATATTCATCCCGACAGGAAAAAAGAAGTGGGAGACCGGCTGGCGCTTGCTGCAGGCAAAATAGCCTATGGCGAGAATATTGTGTACTCCGGCCCTTCTTTTCAATCTGCTGTTATTGATGGAAATAAAATGATGATAACATTCAAAAATACCGGCAGCGGGTTGTGTACCAGTGATGGGGAACCTCCGGCTGAATTTGCTATTGCAGGGGCCGATAAAAAGTTTGTATGGGCCGATGCAAAAATTGAGGGCCGGAAAATAGTGGTATCGAGTAATGAAATTGCAGCGCCCAGGTATGTGCGTTATGCCTGGGCTGATGATCCTGTTCATCCCAACCTCATCAATAAAGAAGGCCTGCCGGCAGCTCCTTTCAGAACCGATGAATAA